A portion of the Choristoneura fumiferana chromosome 6, NRCan_CFum_1, whole genome shotgun sequence genome contains these proteins:
- the LOC141429280 gene encoding uncharacterized protein, which produces MSRRRKRRAKEILRALGPLEDSSSEGGTPAAPTGNPAPQKRPLATTGGPSQSARDSKRTKVAESYAEILAGERAAIVPVDFPAERVLMGHVGAIQEAVITRLLDAPDPLPQLTFGNIVGGALHVGCNNAESFAWLSSAIGEGEIAGMSLKVVYARDLPKPVKMAWKTKIVGVQDSRTLLRLLQRFNPRLHTEQWKVVDTIVAEASARRIILMDRESAEVIKEAGYCLHSGIDVSSFKLLDDAEKTLGGGGDDQSTARGKAKANPGIAGAAADGVEVNPEHAKEAPGDAKVAPGDTEASSGVAEIHSVGAQAVPGEAEVGAAVVMEVEDVGSDSGADGVRGVGGSSVTSSQISLADLRALSELYLDGPTSPASQEEPQERAADLSMPKKN; this is translated from the coding sequence ATGAGCAGGAGGAGGAAGAGGAGGGCGAAGGAAATCCTGAGAGCGTTGGGACCCCTGGAAGACAGCTCGTCTGAAGGTGGAACCCCGGCAGCGCCCACAGGAAATCCTGCACCGCAAAAAAGGCCACTGGCGACAACTGGCGGACCTTCTCAATCTGCTAGAGACTCCAAAAGGACGAAGGTGGCGGAGTCGTATGCGGAGATTTTGGCGGGTGAGAGGGCTGCCATTGTCCCGGTGGACTTTCCGGCCGAACGAGTCCTGATGGGGCATGTCGGGGCCATACAGGAGGCTGTGATCACACGCCTGCTGGATGCCCCCGACCCGCTTCCACAGTTGACCTTCGGCAACATCGTGGGAGGGGCACTGCATGTTGGCTGCAATAACGCAGAGTCCTTTGCATGGCTCAGCTCAGCAATTGGGGAGGGTGAAATTGCTGGGATGAGCCTGAAAGTCGTGTACGCCAGGGATCTTCCGAAGCCGGTCAAAATGGCATGGAAGACGAAGATCGTTGGAGTACAGGACAGCAGGACGCTGCTGCGGCTGCTGCAGCGCTTCAACCCGAGGCTGCATACGGAGCAGTGGAAAGTGGTTGACACCATAGTGGCGGAAGCCAGCGCCCGGCGCATCATATTGATGGACCGGGAGTCGGCTGAAGTCATTAAGGAAGCCGGCTACTGTCTACACTCTGGGATCGACGTCAGctccttcaagcttctggatgACGCGGAGAAGACGCTTGGAGGGGGTGGCGACGATCAGAGTACTGCTCGCGGCAAAGCCAAAGCTAACCCTGGGATAGCTGGTGCTGCTGCCGATGGTGTTGAGGTGAACCCTGAGCACGCCAAGGAAGCTCCCGGTGATGCCAAAGTGGCTCCCGGTGACACCGAGGCTAGTTCTGGTGTAGCCGAGATACACTCGGTTGGTGCCCAGGCGGTCCCAGGCGAAGCTGAGGTGGGGGCGGCGGTGGTGATGGAGGTAGAGGATGTGGGGTCGGACAGTGGGGCTGACGGGGTGCGTGGGGTCGGGGGATCTTCTGTGACCTCGTCTCAGATTTCCCTGGCTGATCTGCGCGCTCTGTCAGAGCTATATCTGGACGGACCCACATCCCCTGCATCTCAAGAGGAGCCGCAGGAAAGGGCTGCTGACCTCAGCATGCCCAAGAAAAATTAA